Part of the Roseomonas sp. OT10 genome, ACCCGCACTAATGCGGCGAAAGGTCACGCCAGAAGAGGGTGAGCAGTGGCTCTCCGTGGCGGACCTGATGTCAGGTCTGATGATCATTTTCCTGTTCCTGGCCGTGAGTTATCTTCGACCGCTCGTGGACCGCAATGCAGACCTAGAGGAGGCGCGCGAGCGCGTTCGGCAGATCGTCGTGGCATTTACAGAGGACGAAGGACGCCTTGCCGATGAATTGGAACAGAGCATCGGCTCCGATCTTCCTCGATGGGGAGGCGAACTGGATCGCGCGCGCCTTGCGGTGCGGTTTCGCGCGCCTGACCTACTCTTCGAGCAGGGGCAGGCGAGGTTGCGCCCCGAATTCCGCCGAGTGCTGGAAGAGTTTCTGCCTCGGTATCTGGCGGTGTTGTCGCGTAACAGCACCAGTATAGAAGAGGTGCGCATTGAGGGACATA contains:
- a CDS encoding OmpA/MotB family protein; the encoded protein is MRRKVTPEEGEQWLSVADLMSGLMIIFLFLAVSYLRPLVDRNADLEEARERVRQIVVAFTEDEGRLADELEQSIGSDLPRWGGELDRARLAVRFRAPDLLFEQGQARLRPEFRRVLEEFLPRYLAVLSRNSTSIEEVRIEGHTSSEWNGATSPTDAFFRNMALSQDRTRSVLEVVLTARALESYRDWARSTVTANGLASARPIARLNAEEDTERSRRVEFRVVTRAREKVLRVLDAVR